The following proteins come from a genomic window of Echinimonas agarilytica:
- the tsaD gene encoding tRNA (adenosine(37)-N6)-threonylcarbamoyltransferase complex transferase subunit TsaD has protein sequence MRVLGIESSCDETGIAIYDETGGLLAHRIYSQVKLHADYGGVVPELASRDHVRKAIPLIREVMAEASCSRNDIDGVAYTAGPGLIGALLVGATLGRSIAMAWGCAAVPVHHMEGHLLAPMLEEDIPDFPFVALLVSGGHTMLVRVDGIGQYELLGESVDDAAGEAFDKTAKLLGLDYPGGAALGRMAENGTPGRFVLPRPMTSKPGLDFSFSGLKTHAANTVRDNDNSEQTKADIAYAFQDAVVDTLLIKCRRALKQTGLNRLVIAGGVSANTELRRQLKVELEKRQGRVYYPRPELCTDNGAMIAYAGLQRLKAGQVATEGVDVFPRWPLESLPPV, from the coding sequence ATGCGTGTACTTGGCATCGAAAGCTCTTGTGACGAAACTGGCATCGCTATTTATGACGAAACGGGCGGACTATTAGCGCATCGTATTTATAGCCAAGTGAAGTTACACGCAGATTACGGCGGGGTAGTTCCTGAGCTGGCTTCTCGTGATCATGTGCGTAAAGCGATTCCTCTCATTCGTGAAGTGATGGCCGAAGCGAGCTGCAGTAGAAACGATATCGACGGCGTAGCCTATACCGCAGGCCCAGGCCTGATTGGCGCATTGCTTGTCGGAGCAACTCTAGGCCGCAGTATTGCAATGGCATGGGGCTGCGCCGCTGTGCCGGTCCATCATATGGAAGGCCATTTGTTGGCCCCAATGCTGGAAGAGGATATTCCTGACTTTCCGTTTGTTGCCTTGTTGGTGTCGGGTGGCCATACCATGTTGGTGCGAGTGGACGGCATTGGCCAATACGAGCTATTAGGAGAGTCGGTGGATGATGCGGCAGGTGAAGCCTTTGATAAAACCGCGAAATTATTGGGGCTTGATTATCCCGGTGGAGCAGCGCTTGGACGTATGGCGGAGAACGGCACACCAGGTCGATTTGTATTGCCACGCCCAATGACGTCCAAGCCCGGGTTGGACTTTAGTTTCAGTGGGCTTAAGACACATGCCGCGAATACGGTGCGCGACAACGATAACTCCGAGCAAACCAAAGCGGATATTGCGTATGCATTCCAAGACGCAGTAGTCGATACCTTATTAATTAAATGTCGCAGAGCGCTCAAGCAAACCGGCCTTAATCGCTTGGTCATTGCTGGCGGCGTCAGTGCCAATACTGAATTGCGCCGTCAACTTAAAGTGGAATTAGAGAAACGCCAAGGGCGAGTGTATTATCCGCGCCCGGAGTTATGTACCGACAATGGTGCGATGATTGCCTACGCAGGGCTTCAGCGCTTAAAAGCAGGGCAGGTTGCTACCGAGGGTGTGGATGTGTTTCCACGTTGGCCGTTAGAGTCACTGCCGCCGGTTTAA
- a CDS encoding efflux RND transporter permease subunit, translating to MSIKDVKEQGIIAYFANNPVAANLMMLFIIIMGVISYFTIQRQMFPNIEINYINIEAVYSGASPQEIEESILIKIEESLKDVTEIKRGISRAFRNSGRVSLEIYPEEDLSDVLDKVKLRVDGIASFPSDMEPLTVYQAEFRQDIIEMSLVGDFPLTELKPIARDVKNELLQLGNVSLVNLSAPDDEIAIEIQPDVLRKYNLTLNDVSQAIARYSANFSAGQLRTNSGIISVRIENQFYSGHEFRNIPIKIGANGAKVLLKDIAHISDEFTEGERYFKYSGENAIYMSVNATKDQNMVPVAKSVKDYIEQRNQTLPQGMQLKVLVDMTYYLNARLEMMLKNLLQGAVLVALMLTLFLRFKLAMWVMVGLPICFLGAVMAMPIFGVSINILSLFAFIMVLGIVVDDAIVIGESAYSEIEKKGGGINNVVRGAKKVATPATFGVLTTIAVFAPFTLTQGPEGAFFYNIAVVVILCLFFSLIESKLILPAHLAHTRFSPIKKGGWRDRFNTRFFGFVNGTYKDFVSRCVEWRWLVFCGFIALLVISFALVAANYVRFVPSPKVPHDFPSISIEMNENVSDQQTIDALKMIEATVLSVEQQTIDTYGQGMLRDVLAFNEGRTEAKLVIPLVDEELRPIDTFELARQWREQIAPIPGMKSFQIQDDVNGGGDDGEFGYLLFGPDINTLNAAGREFIAMLQGEEGLFDISSTMDPSSKEVQLSLRPVAYDLGLDLATIAAQVGASFYGGEAQRVIRNGEEVKVMVRYPKLTREKFAQLKYAIVTTPAGEEVMLGDVVQLSEKPGISYIRREGGFRSVYIWGEIDEEVIEPNAVVDIIEDKLLPQLKKDFPTIKTELGGSIEEQQAQQSQQIMFFIAGMLMVYVLLAVPLKSYLQPLIVMSVIPFSLTGAIWGHFWFGIDLSMMSTFGLIAAAGVVINDSLVMTDYVNQRRKAGLSIRESVIEAGCVRFRAITLTSITTFAGVLPIMFETSLQARFVIPMAVALGFAVMFATLITLILVPCLYMILEDIKRPFVLLVRKLFGQPASSTPANQDAESRA from the coding sequence ATGTCAATCAAAGACGTGAAAGAACAAGGCATTATCGCTTATTTCGCCAATAACCCTGTGGCTGCCAACTTAATGATGCTCTTCATCATCATTATGGGCGTGATCAGTTATTTCACCATTCAGCGCCAAATGTTCCCGAACATCGAAATCAATTACATTAATATTGAGGCCGTGTATTCCGGTGCATCACCGCAAGAAATTGAAGAAAGCATCCTGATTAAGATTGAAGAGTCGCTCAAGGATGTGACGGAAATTAAGCGTGGTATATCGCGGGCATTCCGCAATTCGGGGCGTGTTTCACTGGAAATATATCCAGAAGAAGATCTATCCGATGTACTCGACAAAGTGAAACTCAGAGTCGACGGTATTGCTTCATTTCCCTCGGATATGGAGCCTCTCACAGTTTATCAGGCTGAGTTTCGCCAAGACATTATCGAGATGTCTTTGGTCGGCGACTTTCCGCTCACTGAACTCAAACCCATTGCGCGCGATGTTAAAAACGAATTGCTTCAACTTGGCAACGTTTCTTTAGTCAACCTAAGTGCTCCAGACGATGAAATTGCCATTGAGATTCAACCCGATGTGTTACGCAAATACAATTTAACACTGAACGATGTCAGCCAAGCCATTGCACGGTATTCGGCAAACTTCTCTGCCGGCCAACTTCGCACCAACTCAGGTATCATTTCGGTTCGAATCGAGAATCAGTTTTACAGCGGCCATGAATTTCGCAATATCCCAATTAAAATAGGAGCCAATGGCGCCAAGGTTTTACTCAAAGACATCGCCCACATTTCCGATGAATTTACCGAAGGCGAACGCTACTTCAAATATTCCGGCGAAAACGCCATATACATGTCTGTCAATGCCACCAAAGATCAAAATATGGTGCCGGTGGCAAAGTCGGTTAAAGACTATATTGAGCAACGCAACCAAACATTACCCCAAGGCATGCAACTCAAGGTATTGGTCGATATGACCTACTACCTCAACGCACGTCTAGAGATGATGCTGAAGAACTTACTTCAAGGCGCTGTTCTAGTGGCGTTAATGCTAACGTTGTTCTTACGGTTTAAACTCGCCATGTGGGTCATGGTAGGCCTGCCCATATGCTTCTTAGGTGCAGTCATGGCGATGCCTATTTTCGGTGTGAGCATTAATATTTTGTCGCTGTTCGCCTTTATTATGGTACTCGGAATTGTGGTCGATGATGCCATCGTCATTGGCGAAAGTGCCTACTCCGAAATTGAAAAGAAAGGTGGGGGCATTAACAATGTGGTTCGCGGCGCTAAAAAAGTCGCGACCCCAGCCACCTTTGGCGTTCTCACCACCATAGCGGTGTTCGCTCCATTTACCCTCACTCAAGGGCCAGAAGGTGCATTCTTCTACAACATTGCTGTGGTCGTGATCTTATGTTTATTCTTTAGCTTAATTGAGTCCAAACTGATTTTGCCCGCTCACTTAGCGCACACCCGCTTCAGCCCGATCAAAAAAGGTGGCTGGCGTGACCGTTTTAACACTCGCTTCTTCGGTTTTGTAAATGGCACATATAAAGACTTTGTGTCGCGCTGTGTGGAATGGCGCTGGCTTGTCTTTTGTGGATTCATCGCCCTTCTCGTCATTAGTTTTGCCTTAGTTGCAGCCAACTACGTTCGCTTTGTGCCTAGCCCCAAAGTCCCTCATGATTTTCCGAGCATTAGCATCGAAATGAATGAAAACGTGTCGGATCAACAAACCATCGATGCCTTGAAAATGATCGAAGCGACGGTGTTGTCGGTTGAACAACAAACCATCGACACCTATGGCCAAGGCATGTTGCGCGATGTGCTTGCCTTCAATGAAGGCCGAACCGAAGCCAAACTGGTCATTCCTTTGGTAGATGAGGAGTTGCGCCCTATCGACACCTTTGAGCTGGCTCGCCAATGGCGCGAACAAATTGCACCTATTCCCGGCATGAAGTCATTTCAGATCCAAGATGATGTGAATGGCGGCGGCGACGATGGTGAATTTGGGTATCTCCTCTTTGGACCTGATATTAATACGCTTAATGCTGCTGGTCGCGAATTTATTGCCATGCTACAAGGCGAGGAAGGCTTATTCGATATTAGCTCAACCATGGACCCCTCCAGCAAAGAAGTTCAATTAAGCCTTCGCCCTGTGGCCTACGATTTGGGGTTAGATCTAGCCACTATTGCCGCCCAAGTAGGTGCTAGCTTCTACGGTGGAGAGGCCCAACGCGTGATTCGAAATGGCGAAGAAGTCAAAGTCATGGTGCGCTATCCAAAGCTCACGCGCGAAAAATTTGCTCAACTGAAATACGCCATTGTCACCACGCCGGCCGGCGAAGAAGTCATGCTCGGTGATGTTGTTCAACTATCTGAGAAGCCTGGTATTAGCTACATTCGCCGCGAAGGTGGCTTCCGCAGCGTGTATATCTGGGGTGAAATTGATGAAGAAGTCATCGAGCCAAATGCTGTGGTCGATATCATCGAAGATAAACTTCTACCGCAGCTGAAGAAAGACTTCCCTACCATCAAAACCGAACTAGGCGGCTCGATTGAGGAACAACAAGCACAGCAAAGCCAACAAATCATGTTCTTTATTGCTGGTATGTTGATGGTATATGTACTGCTTGCGGTTCCACTAAAAAGTTACTTGCAACCCTTGATTGTTATGTCGGTCATTCCGTTTAGTTTAACCGGTGCAATTTGGGGACACTTCTGGTTTGGTATCGATTTGAGCATGATGTCCACATTTGGGCTTATTGCCGCAGCCGGAGTGGTGATCAACGACAGCTTGGTGATGACTGACTACGTCAACCAACGCCGCAAAGCTGGACTCTCAATTCGAGAGTCTGTCATAGAAGCAGGGTGCGTTCGCTTTAGAGCCATCACACTCACTTCAATCACAACCTTCGCAGGTGTACTGCCAATTATGTTCGAAACAAGCTTGCAAGCTCGGTTCGTCATTCCAATGGCTGTCGCTCTCGGTTTTGCCGTCATGTTTGCTACGCTCATTACACTGATCTTAGTGCCATGCCTGTACATGATTCTGGAAGATATAAAACGACCATTCGTCTTGTTGGTTCGGAAGCTATTTGGCCAACCTGCGTCGTCGACACCCGCCAATCAAGATGCTGAGTCGCGTGCTTAG
- the plsY gene encoding glycerol-3-phosphate 1-O-acyltransferase PlsY yields the protein MTILIPIMIVVAYLLGSISSAVLICRIIGLPDPRTEGSCNPGATNVFRIGGWLPALATLLLDILKGTIPVYGSFFLGLSPFALGFIAIAACIGHMFPLFFQFKGGKAVATALGSIGPIGWDMTGLLLGTWILTLLISRYSSLASITTVALAPLYAFWIDPIYAIPVLMLSTLMIIRHRPNIERLLAGTEKKVTDKSQRQDRSV from the coding sequence GTGACAATACTCATCCCCATCATGATTGTGGTGGCATACCTGCTGGGCTCCATTAGCAGCGCCGTTCTCATCTGTCGCATCATTGGCCTTCCCGACCCCAGAACAGAAGGGTCTTGCAACCCCGGCGCAACCAATGTGTTTCGGATTGGCGGTTGGCTTCCAGCATTGGCCACCTTACTACTCGATATTCTTAAAGGCACAATTCCCGTTTACGGTAGCTTCTTTTTAGGTTTATCTCCCTTTGCCTTAGGTTTTATTGCAATTGCAGCGTGCATTGGGCACATGTTCCCATTATTTTTTCAATTCAAAGGCGGCAAAGCCGTTGCGACAGCGCTTGGTTCGATCGGCCCTATTGGCTGGGATATGACCGGCCTGTTGCTAGGCACTTGGATTTTAACCTTACTGATCAGCCGGTATTCTTCGCTGGCATCCATCACAACCGTTGCATTGGCACCTTTATATGCATTCTGGATTGATCCCATTTATGCCATTCCAGTGCTAATGCTCAGTACCTTAATGATTATTCGGCATCGCCCCAACATCGAACGCTTGCTCGCTGGCACTGAAAAGAAAGTCACAGATAAAAGTCAGCGCCAAGACAGGTCGGTTTAA
- the folB gene encoding dihydroneopterin aldolase, translated as MDTVFIEALSVDTVIGVYDWEKKIQQTLLFDIEMDTCIGKAASTDDLQHTLDYEAISNRIIAHTQNARVELLETLVEQIAQIILNEFSVSRVVITLHKPGAVKAAKSVGIRIVRTSEQG; from the coding sequence ATGGATACCGTATTTATCGAAGCGCTCAGTGTAGACACTGTAATTGGTGTGTATGACTGGGAAAAGAAAATCCAACAAACACTTCTTTTTGATATTGAGATGGACACCTGTATCGGCAAAGCTGCCAGCACAGATGACTTACAGCACACACTTGATTACGAAGCTATTTCCAATCGTATTATTGCACACACACAAAATGCCCGGGTTGAATTGCTTGAAACCTTAGTGGAACAAATTGCCCAAATCATTTTGAATGAGTTTAGTGTATCGCGCGTGGTGATCACACTGCATAAGCCTGGGGCCGTGAAAGCAGCTAAATCTGTGGGTATTCGTATCGTTCGCACTTCAGAGCAAGGTTAA
- a CDS encoding efflux RND transporter periplasmic adaptor subunit, translated as MNTKWMKVILPIAAIGFGVAGFMTINATAAKPEDIAVVDTRPTVKVLSATAQDYQVTISSFGEVRPLESTMLAPQVSGEVVSWNPKLTAGGLVERGEVLFSIEKDNYEAALLQAEANLSQAQAALIEENAQAKVAEAEAKRLKDRTVSDLYLRKPQVMSAKATVLSAVAALKLARRDLENCDIKAPYDALVISRDLGVGQFVSAGDVVAELNSIEAAEIVFPIPGFDNPFLPDNIADLAATVTTQGFNGFTRSGVITRDLGIVDNATRMSHLVARIEDPYSLNTDAPRLKFGSYVEVAIAGRQLSNVYQVPQKLVSNRTVWTVNGDDELHPKKVEVLREEGEFFLIGSGIEESDQIVLTLPEYPQKGMQVISVPAETQVAQR; from the coding sequence ATGAACACAAAATGGATGAAGGTGATTTTGCCCATCGCCGCAATAGGATTTGGAGTCGCAGGCTTCATGACAATTAATGCAACGGCAGCGAAACCGGAAGACATCGCGGTTGTAGACACGCGCCCCACTGTAAAAGTACTTTCGGCAACGGCTCAAGACTACCAAGTTACCATTAGCAGCTTTGGTGAAGTTCGCCCACTTGAAAGCACAATGCTCGCGCCTCAAGTTTCTGGTGAGGTGGTGAGCTGGAACCCGAAGCTAACCGCTGGCGGCTTGGTTGAGCGTGGCGAAGTCCTATTTTCAATTGAGAAAGACAATTATGAAGCAGCGTTGTTGCAAGCCGAAGCTAACTTAAGTCAAGCACAAGCGGCTTTGATTGAAGAAAATGCACAAGCCAAGGTTGCAGAAGCAGAAGCCAAACGCTTAAAAGACCGCACCGTATCAGACTTATACTTGCGTAAGCCTCAAGTCATGAGCGCCAAAGCAACGGTGCTTTCTGCCGTAGCTGCGTTGAAGCTCGCACGTCGTGATTTAGAGAATTGCGATATCAAGGCCCCTTACGATGCGCTCGTAATTTCTCGCGACCTCGGCGTAGGTCAATTTGTCTCAGCCGGTGACGTGGTGGCCGAACTTAACAGCATTGAAGCGGCAGAAATTGTGTTCCCAATTCCAGGGTTCGACAACCCATTTCTACCTGACAATATTGCTGATTTGGCCGCAACAGTGACAACTCAGGGGTTTAATGGATTTACCCGCAGTGGGGTTATCACCCGAGATTTGGGTATCGTCGATAACGCGACTCGTATGAGTCATCTCGTCGCTCGTATTGAAGATCCGTACAGTCTCAATACGGATGCGCCTCGATTGAAATTCGGCAGCTATGTCGAAGTGGCTATTGCCGGTCGGCAACTATCGAACGTATATCAAGTGCCGCAGAAATTAGTCTCTAATCGCACCGTTTGGACCGTCAACGGAGATGACGAATTGCATCCCAAAAAGGTTGAAGTCTTAAGGGAGGAAGGTGAGTTTTTCTTGATCGGCAGCGGTATCGAAGAATCCGACCAAATTGTCCTGACGCTACCTGAATACCCTCAAAAAGGGATGCAGGTGATCTCTGTCCCGGCTGAAACACAAGTCGCCCAACGCTAG
- the rpsU gene encoding 30S ribosomal protein S21 has product MPVVKVRENEPFDVALRRFKRSCEKAGVLSEVRRREFYEKPTTERKRKKAAAVKRSQKKLARENARRVRLY; this is encoded by the coding sequence ATGCCTGTTGTTAAAGTACGTGAAAATGAACCATTTGACGTAGCGCTGCGTCGTTTCAAGCGTTCTTGTGAAAAAGCTGGCGTTCTGTCTGAAGTTCGTCGTCGCGAATTTTACGAGAAACCAACCACAGAACGTAAGCGTAAGAAAGCTGCTGCAGTTAAACGTTCACAGAAGAAATTGGCTCGCGAAAACGCGCGTCGAGTTCGCCTGTACTAA
- the rpoD gene encoding RNA polymerase sigma factor RpoD, with translation MEQTQQSQLKLLVQKGKEQGYLTYAEVNDHLPADIVDSDQIEDIISMINDMGIKVFESAPDADDLLMSDDNSSPDEEAAEAAAQALASVESELGRTTDPVRMYMREMGTVELLTREGEIVIAKRIEDGINQVQSAVAEYPETISHLMDQWDKFEADEIRLTDIIVGFVDPNDDGQAAPTATHVGSELSEEELEDEDKDIKNDDEEDEEEVDTGPCPEEARENFTKLRDTFDDMRATLAEKGTDHPDTKAKILELSDLFKHFRLIPKQFDLLVRKMRATMDRVRTQERLIMKMTVEYAKMPKKAFVQAFANNETDTTWIDAAIASGKDYSAKLKDLQPELLRSINKLEAIEEEAKLPIISIKDINRRMSIGEAKARRAKKEMVEANLRLVISIAKKYTNRGLQFLDLIQEGNIGLMKAVDKFEYRRGYKFSTYATWWIRQAITRSIADQARTIRIPVHMIETINKLNRISRQMLQEMGREPTPEELAERMLMPEDKIRKVLKIAKEPISMETPIGDDEDSHLGDFIEDTTLELPADAATAESLKNATNEVLAGLTAREAKVLRMRFGIDMNTDHTLEEVGKQFDVTRERIRQIEAKALRKLRHPSRSELLRSFLDEQ, from the coding sequence ATGGAGCAAACCCAACAATCTCAGCTAAAACTCCTCGTTCAAAAGGGCAAGGAGCAAGGTTATTTGACCTACGCTGAAGTCAATGATCATCTTCCGGCTGATATCGTCGATTCCGATCAGATTGAAGATATCATCAGCATGATCAATGACATGGGCATTAAAGTTTTTGAAAGCGCCCCGGATGCTGACGATCTGTTGATGTCCGATGATAACTCCAGTCCAGATGAAGAAGCTGCCGAAGCGGCAGCTCAAGCACTTGCAAGTGTTGAATCTGAATTAGGGAGAACAACTGACCCAGTTCGTATGTACATGCGTGAAATGGGGACCGTTGAACTTCTGACGCGTGAAGGCGAAATTGTGATCGCCAAACGTATTGAAGACGGTATCAATCAGGTTCAAAGTGCGGTCGCAGAATATCCTGAAACCATCTCTCATTTGATGGATCAGTGGGATAAATTTGAAGCCGACGAAATTCGTCTGACCGATATAATCGTTGGATTTGTTGATCCAAACGACGATGGTCAAGCCGCTCCAACCGCCACTCACGTGGGTTCTGAGTTATCAGAAGAAGAGTTGGAAGACGAAGACAAAGACATCAAAAATGATGACGAAGAAGACGAAGAAGAAGTCGATACAGGCCCATGTCCAGAAGAAGCACGTGAGAATTTTACAAAACTTCGCGATACCTTCGATGACATGCGCGCAACCTTAGCCGAAAAAGGTACTGATCACCCAGACACCAAAGCTAAGATTTTGGAACTGTCGGACTTGTTCAAACACTTCCGTTTGATTCCAAAACAATTTGATTTGTTAGTTCGTAAAATGCGCGCCACCATGGACCGCGTTCGTACTCAAGAACGTCTGATCATGAAAATGACAGTGGAGTACGCAAAAATGCCGAAAAAGGCATTTGTTCAAGCGTTTGCAAACAACGAAACTGACACAACTTGGATTGATGCAGCCATTGCCTCTGGTAAAGACTACTCAGCCAAATTGAAAGATTTACAACCTGAATTACTTCGCAGCATTAATAAGCTTGAAGCAATTGAGGAAGAAGCAAAGCTTCCAATTATCTCAATTAAAGACATCAACCGTCGCATGTCGATTGGCGAAGCGAAAGCCCGTCGAGCGAAGAAAGAAATGGTTGAAGCGAACTTACGTTTGGTTATTTCCATTGCGAAAAAATACACCAATCGTGGTTTGCAGTTCCTTGATTTAATTCAGGAAGGTAACATTGGTTTGATGAAAGCAGTCGATAAATTTGAATACCGTCGCGGTTACAAGTTCTCGACTTACGCAACATGGTGGATCCGTCAGGCGATTACTCGCTCGATTGCCGACCAAGCGCGTACAATTCGTATTCCAGTGCACATGATTGAAACAATCAACAAGCTCAATCGCATTTCTCGTCAAATGCTTCAGGAAATGGGCCGTGAACCAACCCCTGAAGAGTTGGCAGAACGCATGTTGATGCCTGAAGATAAGATTCGTAAGGTACTTAAAATTGCGAAAGAGCCAATCTCCATGGAAACACCCATTGGTGATGATGAAGATTCGCACTTAGGTGATTTCATTGAAGATACCACGCTTGAACTGCCTGCTGATGCAGCCACAGCTGAGAGCTTGAAGAATGCAACAAACGAAGTGCTTGCGGGTTTAACAGCACGTGAAGCAAAAGTTCTTCGTATGCGCTTTGGTATCGACATGAACACTGACCACACCCTGGAAGAAGTGGGTAAGCAGTTTGATGTAACACGCGAGCGTATTCGCCAGATTGAAGCAAAAGCACTGCGTAAATTGCGTCATCCAAGCCGCTCTGAGTTACTCAGAAGCTTCTTAGACGAGCAATAA
- the dnaG gene encoding DNA primase: protein MAILRSFIDDLLARTDIVDLIEARVPLKKAGKNYSACCPFHNEKTPSFSVAPDKQFYHCFGCGAHGNAIGFLMEFDRLEFPEAIEELAKVHGLEVQYEENSSGQQRPSRPQANDQYQLMEQVSRFFRQNLQQHSDGKKAIEYLKKRGLSGNIAKQFGIGFAGAEWDSVLQTFGQTPQLKNYLVELGMLIQKDNGKQYDRFRDRIMFPIRDRRGRVIGFGGRVLDQGEPKYLNSPETPIFHKGQELYGLYEVKQAHRSIEHVVIVEGYMDVVALAQHGVDYAVASLGTATTPEQLQMLFRQTRHVTCCYDGDKAGRGAAWRALENALPLLKDGLTLDFVFLPDGEDPDTLIQAQGKAAFEQLLSDATPLSKVLFDQLLTQHNAATDTGKSALVAAAKPLLERLPPGVYFDMMQQQLAHLVGMQEEQLSRHIKVSSSPSSQNAQGQMKMTPMRKAIALLLQMPQLATKVPPQPELAELDIAGIQIFMGLLDHCRDHNVVHTGQLLEKYREHPAYASLSRLAAWDSGIESEPECELEFMDIYSHFIDRYLEQRLELLLLKEKQGELSRDERHEYMALLQALKPKQANVD, encoded by the coding sequence ATGGCAATTCTTCGTTCATTTATTGACGATCTACTCGCTAGAACTGACATCGTTGATCTGATCGAAGCCCGCGTCCCTTTGAAAAAGGCGGGCAAGAATTACTCTGCCTGTTGCCCGTTCCACAATGAGAAAACACCCTCGTTTAGCGTAGCCCCCGACAAACAGTTTTATCATTGTTTTGGCTGTGGTGCTCACGGTAACGCCATTGGTTTCTTAATGGAGTTTGATCGACTCGAATTCCCAGAAGCGATTGAAGAGCTAGCAAAAGTTCACGGCCTTGAAGTCCAATATGAAGAAAATTCTTCTGGGCAACAGCGCCCAAGCCGGCCACAAGCCAATGACCAATATCAGCTGATGGAACAAGTCAGCCGTTTTTTCCGCCAAAATCTGCAACAACACTCAGACGGCAAAAAAGCCATTGAATACCTCAAAAAACGAGGACTCAGTGGCAACATCGCAAAACAATTTGGAATTGGTTTTGCCGGTGCGGAATGGGACAGCGTGTTACAAACGTTTGGACAAACACCCCAACTCAAAAACTACTTAGTAGAGTTAGGGATGCTCATTCAAAAAGACAATGGCAAACAATACGATCGCTTTCGCGATCGCATAATGTTCCCAATTCGAGATCGCCGCGGCCGAGTGATCGGATTTGGTGGTCGCGTATTAGACCAAGGTGAGCCCAAATACCTGAACTCACCTGAAACTCCTATTTTCCATAAAGGCCAAGAACTTTACGGCCTTTATGAAGTGAAGCAAGCACACCGCTCCATTGAGCATGTGGTGATTGTAGAAGGTTATATGGATGTGGTAGCACTCGCCCAACATGGTGTCGATTATGCAGTTGCATCGTTGGGAACAGCCACAACCCCAGAACAATTGCAGATGCTCTTTCGGCAGACTCGCCATGTTACGTGTTGTTATGACGGCGACAAAGCCGGCCGCGGCGCAGCTTGGCGCGCATTAGAAAATGCTTTACCGTTACTCAAAGACGGGCTGACGTTAGATTTTGTGTTTTTGCCCGATGGCGAAGATCCAGACACATTGATCCAAGCACAAGGTAAAGCGGCATTTGAGCAGCTCCTTAGTGATGCAACACCGCTTTCAAAAGTGTTGTTTGATCAATTGCTCACACAGCACAATGCGGCAACAGATACCGGAAAAAGTGCATTAGTCGCTGCCGCCAAGCCGTTACTCGAAAGGCTTCCGCCCGGCGTTTATTTCGACATGATGCAGCAACAACTCGCACATTTAGTCGGGATGCAAGAAGAACAATTATCTCGACACATTAAGGTGTCTTCATCGCCCAGCTCGCAAAATGCGCAGGGACAGATGAAAATGACACCAATGCGAAAAGCCATCGCATTGCTGTTACAAATGCCGCAGTTGGCTACAAAAGTGCCGCCGCAACCTGAATTAGCAGAACTGGATATTGCTGGCATTCAAATTTTTATGGGGTTGTTAGATCACTGCCGTGATCACAACGTCGTGCATACGGGTCAACTCTTGGAAAAATACCGAGAACATCCCGCCTATGCGAGTCTATCGAGGCTTGCTGCGTGGGATAGCGGAATCGAATCCGAGCCTGAATGCGAACTCGAGTTTATGGATATTTACAGTCATTTCATTGACCGATACTTGGAGCAACGACTTGAGCTTTTACTGCTCAAGGAGAAGCAAGGGGAGCTATCTCGCGACGAACGTCACGAATACATGGCACTTCTTCAAGCATTAAAGCCAAAACAGGCCAATGTTGACTGA
- a CDS encoding GatB/YqeY domain-containing protein codes for MSALVAQIKEHQKDAMRAKDKARLGTLRLILSEVKQREVDTRTELSDDDLIVILTKMVKQRRDSVTQYTDANRLDLAEVEQAEIIIIEEFLPQPLSNDEVETLIEEAIAESGAAGMQDMGKVMAVLKPRIQGRADIGAASGKVRAKLNA; via the coding sequence ATGTCTGCATTAGTTGCTCAGATAAAAGAACATCAAAAAGATGCCATGCGTGCTAAAGATAAAGCACGTTTGGGAACTCTTCGACTGATTTTATCTGAAGTAAAGCAACGCGAGGTTGATACTCGTACCGAGCTTAGTGATGACGATTTAATCGTTATCCTGACCAAAATGGTCAAGCAACGACGCGATTCAGTAACGCAGTACACCGATGCAAATCGTTTAGATCTTGCAGAGGTGGAGCAAGCAGAAATCATCATTATTGAAGAATTTCTGCCGCAACCTTTGAGTAACGACGAAGTCGAAACTCTAATTGAAGAAGCCATTGCTGAATCTGGTGCCGCAGGCATGCAAGACATGGGCAAAGTAATGGCGGTTCTCAAACCACGCATTCAAGGTCGTGCCGATATCGGCGCGGCAAGTGGAAAAGTTCGCGCTAAGCTAAACGCATAG